Proteins encoded together in one Leishmania infantum JPCM5 genome chromosome 4 window:
- a CDS encoding calcium-translocating P-type ATPase, with protein MAKLVLPDDPASMDGHLICSLLGVKEARGLPYDEVDKRLHEFGKNGFPTMPSTPFWKLVVSQFEDTLVRILLLAAFVSFCLAVLESNVIDLVEPFIILLILTLNAIVGVWQEDRAEKAIDALKDFVPETAVVVREGMTQKILAENLVPGDIVEVAVGDRVAADVRLLTLESTTLRVDQSILNGESVEAMKQVESVRGKPERFPSSMVYRGTAVVYGKARGVVVRTGTSTEMGFIERDVREQEETKTPLQLKLDEFGVLLSTVIGYICLFVFVVNLLHWFRTHTPATEESWFERYIQPTVHSLKVAVALAVAAIPEGLPAVVTTCLALGSRKMARHNALVRDLQSVETLGRCTVICSDKTGTLTTNMMSVSEVVTMEPSGKAHKYSIHDSRFNIVAAAVSHNGTLAGDVLGNDAALDMVATIATLCSDASLIYGTRSVEVEKVGDATEAALLVMSEKLYHSAARNGVDGAHLPVDRCRSLKRQLWLKKATLEFTRSRKSMSVCCTSTADVRVHSLFVKGAPEEILKRCTRIMFKDGHISPLTPKMVNTVTANIDRMSGTEEALRCIAFAFRPIPDPKQLNLSDPAKFEAIESDLTFVGVCGMLDPPRGEVADAIAKCRTAGIRVIVITGDKKETAEAVCRRIGLMPYEPTKGLSFTGYELDQMTPAQRRAAVSSAVLFSRTDPSHKMQLVNLLQEQRLICAMTGDGVNDSPALKKADIGIAMGSGTEVAKAASKMVLADDNFATVVKAVHEGRTIFNNTKQFIRYLISSNIGEVACVLATGLFGLPEALSPIQLLWVNLVTDGLPATALGFNAADPDIMEQAPRRGDEPIVDGWLFFRYMVVGVYVGLATVAGFVWWFLTNGFTLSDLASFTTCTDMSNSRCAVLANPQTARAIALSILVVVEMLNALNALSENQSLVVIRPSTNKWLIAAICSSIALHLTIMYIPFFSRLFGVTPLGVDVDVVATASPWEVLLPTDFTDWKTVLVLSIPVIFLDELLKLFSRCSNHHRESYSAEPVVGGLSGM; from the coding sequence ATGGCTAAACTAGTACTGCCGGACGATCCAGCCTCGATGGACGGCCACCTAATTTGCTCATTGCTAGGGGTGAAAGAGGCCCGTGGTCTTCCTTACGATGAAGTCGACAAGCGCCTTCACGAGTTTGGCAAAAATGGGTTTCCTACAATGCCCTCAACGCCCTTCTGGAAGCTAGTTGTTAGTCAATTTGAGGACACGCTTGTGCGCATTTTACTCCTGGCGGCGTTTGTAAGTTTCTGCTTGGCGGTTCTGGAAAGCAACGTGATAGACCTCGTGGAGCCGTTTATTATTTTGCTGATTTTGACGCTGAATGCTATTGTTGGTGTTTGGCAAGAAGACCGAGCTGAAAAAGCAATTGACGCCTTGAAAGACTTTGTTCCTGAAACAGCTGTTGTTGTCCGCGAGGGCATGACGCAGAAGATCCTGGCAGAAAACCTTGTCCCTGGAGATATTGTCGAGGTTGCTGTAGGAGATCGCGTTGCTGCCGACGTTCGGCTGTTAACGCTGGAAAGCACGACGCTGCGCGTTGATCAGTCGATTCTGAACGGCGAGTCGGTGGAAGCCATGAAGCAGGTGGAGTCGGTTCGCGGCAAGCCGGAGCGGTTTCCTTCGAGCATGGTTTACCGCGGCACTGCTGTTGTGTATGGCAAGGCTCGTGGCGTCGTCGTGCGCACTGGCACGTCCACTGAGATGGGCTTTATCGAACGTGACGTGCGTGAGCAGGAGGAAACaaagacgccgctgcagctgaagCTGGACGAGTTCGGCGTTCTCCTGTCAACGGTAATTGGTTACATTTGCCTTTTCGTGTTTGTTGTGAATCTCCTTCACTGGTTCAGAACCCACACGCCGGCCACTGAGGAGTCCTGGTTTGAACGGTACATTCAGCCCACCGTTCATTCACTGAAGGTTGCCGTCGCTTTAGCTGTCGCTGCTATTCCTGAGGGCCTACCAGCAGTGGTCACAACGTGTCTGGCGCTCGGTTCACGCAAGATGGCGCGGCACAACGCTCTTGTGCGTGATCTACAGAGCGTGGAAACGCTTGGTCGATGCACCGTAATCTGCTCCGACAAGACAGGAACGTTAACGACGAACATGATGTCCGTGTCGGAGGTGGTGACAATGGAACCGTCTGGTAAGGCCCACAAATACAGCATACATGACTCGAGGTTCAACAtcgtggcggccgccgtttCGCACAACGGCACTCTAGCCGGTGACGTGCTCggcaacgacgccgcgctggacATGGTGGCCACGATTGCCACGTTGTGCAGTGATGCATCGCTAATCTACGGTACGCGCTCGGTGGAAGTGGAAAAGGTAGGGGACGCCACCGAGGCGGCTCTTCTGGTGATGAGTGAGAAGCTGTACCACAGTGCGGCGCGGAATGGGGTGGACGGTGCGCATTTGCCGGTTGACCGGTGCAGATCATTGAAAAGGCAACTTTGGCTCAAGAAGGCGACGCTGGAGTTTACGCGCTCTCGCAAATCGATGAGTGTGTGTTGCACGTCGACGGCGGACGTACGCGTTCACAGCCTCTTTGTGAAGGGGGCGCCAGAAGAAATTCTCAAGCGATGCACTCGTATCATGTTTAAGGATGGTCACATTTCACCTCTCACACCAAAAATGGTGAATACTGTGACGGCGAACATCGATCGCATGTCCGGCACAGAGGAAGCCCTCCGCTGTATCGCGTTTGCCTTTCGCCCCATTCCCGACCCGAAGCAACTGAATCTGTCTGATCCAGCCAAGTTTGAAGCCATCGAGAGCGACCTCACTTTTgtcggcgtctgcggcaTGCTGGACCCTCCGCGGGGGGAGGTGGCAGATGCAATCGCCAAGTGCCGAACGGCGGGGATTCGCGTCATCGTCATCACCGGCGACAAGAAGGAGACAGCAGAGGCAGTGTGCCGCCGAATCGGGCTCATGCCATATGAGCCGACAAAGGGGTTGAGCTTCACCGGCTACGAGCTGGATCAGATGACCCCAGCACAAAggcgggcggcggtgagcAGTGCTGTGCTTTTCAGTCGCACCGACCCCTCCCATAAGATGCAGTTGGTGAATCTTCTGCAGGAGCAGAGGCTCATTTGCGCCATGACGGGCGACGGCGTGAATGACTCGCCGGCGCTGAAGAAGGCCGATATTGGGATTGCCATGGGCTCCGGGACAGAagtggcgaaggcggcgagcaAGATGGTGCTGGCAGATGACAATTTCGCCACCGTCGTGAAGGCTGTGCATGAGGGTCGTACCATTTTCAACAACACAAAGCAGTTTATCCGCTATCTCATTAGCAGCAACATTGGCGAGGTAGCCTGCGTTCTGGCTACGGGACTGTTTGGCCTGCCAGAAGCACTCTCGCCGATTCAGCTCTTGTGGGTGAATCTCGTTACGGACGGGCTGCCGGCAACAGCGCTGGGGTTCAACGCCGCCGACCCAGACATTATGGAACAGGCACCGCGGCGAGGAGACGAGCCCATTGTCGACGGATGGCTTTTCTTTCGCTACATGGTTGTGGGCGTCTATGTTGGTCTGGCTACGGTCGCGGGGTTTGTCTGGTGGTTTCTGACGAACGGATTCACCTTGTCCGACCTCGCCTCATTCACCACATGCACGGACATGAGCAATTCCAGGTGTGCAGTGCTGGCGAACCCGCAGACGGCGCGCGCCATCGCGTTGTCCATCCTGGTTGTTGTCGAGATGCTGAATGCGCTGAACGCGCTTAGTGAGAACCAGTCGCTTGTCGTGATCCGGCCTTCGACAAACAAGTGGCTCATTGCGGCCATTTGCTCTTCAATCGCGCTGCACCTCACGATCATGTACATTCCGTTCTTTTCGCGCCTGTTCGGTGTCACCCCACTTGGCGTGGATGTTGATGTCGTTGCGACCGCGAGCCCGTGGGAGGTGTTGCTGCCTACGGATTTCACGGACTGGAAAACGGTACTTGTGCTGAGCATCCCGGTTATTTTCCTCGACGAACTGCTAAAGCTTTTTTCGAGGTGCAGCAATCACCACCGTGAAAGCTATAGCGCAGAGCCTGTTGTGGGAGGGCTGAGCGGTATGTAG
- a CDS encoding putative folate/biopterin transporter produces MTAGVIALTVLNIMGTTYQLLYGCVGILVILCATGFLCIPMTIMKANIFGWCQQVSYILISGGTDNFYMSDASCLPDGPHFSQTFYNTVGAVIGNAASVFGVYLFARVFSKQSYRVTLICTTLVQVLASVFDIIIVERWNLYIGIPDHAMYIMGDAIVYEVCYMLNFMPLNMLISRLCPKGYESTMFAILASFSNMGASTSSTIGAILMETVWPLSSSPPCDFSNLRWLLISGHFITPLIAIPLVIVLIPGTRIYGSMASKERAPLFFHKGLIKSGKGLASVKDKDPVLTLSQAS; encoded by the coding sequence ATGACGGCTGGCGTCATTGCGCTGACGGTGCTTAACATCATGGGTACAACCTACCAGCTGCTCTACGGCTGCGTCGGCATCTTGGTTATCCTGTGCGCGACCGGCTTCCTCTGCATCCCTATGACGATCATGAAGGCCAACATCTTCGGATGGTGCCAGCAGGTGTCCTACATCCTCATCTCCGGCGGGACGGACAACTTCTACATGTCGGATGCCAGCTGCCTGCCGGACGGGCCACACTTCTCTCAGACATTCTACAACACTGTCGGCGCTGTCATTGGCAACGCTGCCAGCGTGTTTGGTGTGTACCTGTTTGCGCGCGTCTTCTCGAAGCAGAGCTACCGCGTCACGCTAATTTGCACCACTCTTGTCCAGGTTCTTGCGAGCGTCTTTGACATCATCATTGTCGAACGCTGGAACTTGTACATCGGCATCCCGGACCACGCCATGTACATCATGGGTGATGCTATCGTGTACGAGGTGTGCTACATGCTGAACTTCATGCCACTGAACATGCTTATCTCGCGCCTCTGTCCGAAGGGTTACGAGAGCACGATGTTTGCAATTTTGGCGAGCTTCAGCAACATGGGTGCATCGACGTCGTCCACGATTGGCGCAATTCTGATGGAAACGGTGTGGCCACTCTCCTCCAGCCCGCCGTGTGACTTCAGCAACCTGCGCTGGCTGCTCATCTCCGGCCACTTCATCACGCCGCTTATCGCCATTCCGCTAGTGATTGTGCTCATTCCCGGCACCCGCATTTACGGCTCCATGGCCTCGAAGGAGAGGGCACCTCTATTTTTTCACAAGGGGCTGATTAAGAGTGGAAAGGGGCTTGCGTCTGTAAAGGACAAGGATCCCGTCCTGACGTTGAGCCAGGCATCTTGA